In one window of Micromonospora cathayae DNA:
- a CDS encoding ferredoxin translates to MAEVATDQLQVWVDQDLCTGDGLCVQYAPEVFEFDVDGLAYVKGDDGELRLNPGERVDVPAHLRLEVIDSAKECPGECIHVVRGDGVEVAGPDAEDD, encoded by the coding sequence GTGGCGGAGGTCGCGACGGACCAGCTGCAGGTCTGGGTGGATCAGGATCTGTGCACGGGCGACGGGCTCTGCGTGCAGTACGCGCCCGAGGTCTTCGAATTCGACGTCGACGGCCTGGCATACGTCAAGGGCGACGACGGCGAGCTGCGGCTGAACCCGGGCGAGCGGGTGGACGTCCCCGCCCACCTGCGCCTCGAGGTGATCGACTCGGCGAAGGAGTGCCCGGGCGAGTGCATCCACGTGGTGCGCGGCGACGGCGTCGAGGTCGCCGGACCGGACGCCGAGGACGACTGA